One region of Aureibacillus halotolerans genomic DNA includes:
- the gcvH gene encoding glycine cleavage system protein GcvH encodes MNLPKDLRYSEEHEWVKSEEKLVRIGITDFAQSELGDIVFVELPEVGAEIKADEPFGSVESVKTVSELYAPISGKVVEINEDLEDSPELVNEAPYDKAWMIVVEPANNEDIEELMNAEQYQEMVEED; translated from the coding sequence ATGAATTTACCAAAGGATCTACGCTACTCGGAAGAACATGAGTGGGTAAAAAGTGAAGAAAAGCTTGTGAGAATTGGCATTACTGACTTTGCGCAATCAGAGCTTGGTGATATTGTCTTTGTTGAACTGCCTGAGGTTGGGGCTGAGATCAAAGCGGACGAGCCTTTTGGAAGTGTTGAATCAGTCAAAACAGTTTCTGAGCTGTATGCGCCGATTAGTGGCAAAGTCGTTGAAATTAATGAAGACTTGGAAGACAGCCCCGAGCTTGTCAATGAGGCTCCTTATGATAAAGCTTGGATGATTGTTGTTGAACCTGCAAACAACGAGGACATCGAAGAATTAATGAACGCAGAACAGTACCAAGAAATGGTTGAGGAAGACTAA
- a CDS encoding arsenate reductase family protein, giving the protein MGKLTIYMYPPCSTCKKAVKWGRDNGIHWEEVHIVEHPPTAEQLMQWADENNLPLKSFFNTSGKKYRELQLKDKLPTMTENEKATLLSSDGMLIKRPIITNGVTVTVGFKEEVAQATWLD; this is encoded by the coding sequence ATGGGAAAATTAACGATTTACATGTATCCTCCTTGTAGCACATGCAAAAAAGCCGTGAAGTGGGGAAGAGATAATGGTATTCATTGGGAAGAGGTCCATATCGTAGAACACCCCCCAACGGCAGAGCAGCTGATGCAATGGGCAGATGAGAATAATCTTCCATTAAAATCATTTTTTAATACGAGCGGTAAAAAATACAGAGAGCTTCAATTGAAAGACAAGCTTCCGACAATGACTGAGAATGAAAAGGCGACATTGTTGTCGTCAGATGGTATGCTAATAAAACGCCCTATCATTACTAATGGAGTGACTGTAACGGTGGGCTTTAAAGAAGAGGTTGCTCAAGCCACATGGCTCGATTAG
- a CDS encoding DUF4142 domain-containing protein has translation MQAQSSTMTQPPAVITTKDLLYISDMLSWNTTAIKTLQDYANRCTDPQISQALQQAYTMHQKHFDMLLDQMSSKQERFVQ, from the coding sequence TTGCAAGCACAATCATCGACAATGACGCAGCCTCCTGCTGTCATTACAACGAAGGACTTGCTTTATATTTCAGACATGCTTTCGTGGAACACAACTGCCATCAAAACACTTCAAGATTACGCAAATCGTTGTACCGATCCTCAAATTTCTCAAGCTCTACAGCAAGCCTACACGATGCATCAAAAACATTTTGACATGCTTCTAGATCAGATGTCCTCAAAACAAGAGAGGTTCGTTCAATAA
- a CDS encoding spore coat protein, which translates to MIQQQPVQNQNAMTQGTVAMTDKEFITQALSTEKYMSHGYGVALNEMSHQQLFSCVDTIARETQACQRSLYTLMFQKGWYSLTPANQADIAKAVQQYSQEKQQFPNA; encoded by the coding sequence ATGATACAACAACAACCGGTTCAAAACCAAAATGCAATGACGCAAGGCACTGTCGCAATGACAGATAAAGAATTTATTACACAAGCGTTAAGTACCGAAAAGTACATGTCACATGGGTATGGCGTTGCGTTAAACGAGATGAGCCATCAGCAGCTTTTTTCTTGTGTAGACACCATTGCTCGTGAAACGCAAGCATGTCAACGTTCATTGTATACCCTCATGTTCCAGAAAGGCTGGTATTCCTTAACTCCCGCCAATCAAGCAGACATCGCTAAAGCTGTTCAACAGTACTCTCAAGAAAAACAGCAATTCCCAAACGCTTAG